In one window of Neisseria subflava DNA:
- a CDS encoding meta-pathway of phenol degradation family protein: MKNILIAFVIFAPLVVRADLPLNIEDIMTDKGKLKLDASVTYINSESSRSELAAPIYIQTGSASFIPVPTEIQENGSNSDILVGTLGLRYGLTGNTEIYGSGSYLGREDRRFDGESSKTRDKHLSDVSLGISHTFLKDDKNPALIGFLEGTLYEKSCGKASPGKSWLIGATTYKAIDPVVLALTVAYRINGSKTLSDDVKYKAGNYWMLNPNISFAANDRISLTGGIQWLGKQPDRLDGKKESARNTSTYAHLGAGFGFSKATSLNASARFNISGQSSSELKLGVQHTF; this comes from the coding sequence ATGAAAAATATTCTGATTGCATTCGTTATCTTTGCTCCGTTGGTTGTCCGCGCCGACCTGCCTTTGAATATCGAAGACATCATGACGGACAAGGGCAAATTGAAACTCGACGCTTCCGTTACCTATATCAACAGCGAAAGCAGCCGTTCCGAACTTGCTGCGCCAATTTATATTCAGACAGGCTCCGCTTCCTTTATCCCCGTCCCGACCGAAATTCAGGAAAACGGCAGCAACAGCGATATACTCGTCGGCACACTCGGCCTACGTTACGGTTTGACCGGAAACACAGAAATCTACGGCAGCGGCAGCTACTTGGGGCGCGAAGACCGCAGATTCGACGGCGAAAGCAGCAAAACCCGCGACAAGCACCTATCCGACGTATCTCTCGGCATCAGCCATACCTTCCTCAAAGACGACAAAAACCCTGCCTTGATAGGCTTTCTCGAAGGCACGCTTTACGAAAAATCATGCGGCAAAGCTTCGCCGGGCAAATCATGGCTGATTGGCGCGACGACTTACAAAGCCATAGACCCCGTCGTCCTTGCTCTGACTGTCGCCTACCGCATCAACGGCAGCAAAACCCTTTCAGACGACGTCAAATATAAAGCAGGCAACTACTGGATGCTGAACCCTAATATCTCCTTCGCCGCCAACGACAGGATCAGCCTCACGGGCGGCATCCAATGGCTGGGCAAGCAGCCCGACCGTCTGGACGGCAAAAAAGAATCCGCAAGGAATACCTCTACCTACGCCCATCTCGGCGCAGGCTTTGGCTTCTCCAAAGCCACGTCTTTAAACGCATCCGCACGCTTCAATATTTCAGGGCAGAGCAGCTCCGAACTGAAATTGGGCGTACAGCATACGTTTTAA
- a CDS encoding C39 family peptidase, with protein sequence MMMFKRICLSVPIAVSLSGPLNAAPMFNDNPVVYGKIKVQSWKERSDFNIVKQDLDFSCGAASVATLLNNFYGQKLTEEEVLKKLDKEQMRASFEDMQRIMPDLGFEAKGYALSFEQLAQLKIPVIVYLKYRKDDHFSVLRGIDGNTVLLADPSLGHVSMSRAQFLDAWKTREGNLAGKILAVVPKKAETISNKLFFTQHPKRQTEFAVKQIRLRRVD encoded by the coding sequence ATGATGATGTTTAAACGTATTTGTCTGTCAGTACCGATTGCCGTTTCTTTATCCGGTCCTCTGAATGCTGCACCGATGTTTAACGATAATCCTGTTGTTTACGGAAAAATCAAAGTGCAAAGTTGGAAAGAGAGGAGCGATTTCAATATTGTGAAGCAGGATTTGGATTTTTCCTGCGGGGCGGCTTCGGTGGCGACGCTTTTGAACAATTTTTACGGGCAAAAGCTGACGGAAGAAGAAGTGTTGAAAAAGCTGGATAAGGAGCAGATGCGTGCGTCGTTTGAGGATATGCAGCGCATCATGCCTGATTTGGGTTTTGAGGCGAAAGGCTATGCTCTGTCTTTCGAGCAGCTTGCGCAGTTGAAAATCCCCGTCATCGTGTATCTGAAATACCGCAAGGACGATCATTTCTCGGTATTGCGCGGGATAGACGGCAATACGGTTTTGCTTGCCGACCCTTCGCTGGGTCATGTTTCCATGAGTAGGGCGCAGTTTTTGGATGCTTGGAAAACCCGTGAGGGAAATTTGGCAGGTAAGATTTTGGCTGTCGTACCGAAAAAAGCGGAGACGATTTCAAATAAATTGTTTTTCACACAACACCCAAAGCGGCAGACGGAATTTGCAGTCAAACAAATCAGGCTACGGCGTGTAGACTGA